In Arthrobacter sp. QXT-31, one genomic interval encodes:
- a CDS encoding HIT family protein — MQENTGSGYPGDAEVTDDFGLAGVPDAFQRLWTPHRMAYIKGGQHQFKNQDDCPFCIAPARTDEESLIVYRGRTSYVVLNLFPYNPGHLLVCPYRHVPDYTDLTVEETAEFADLTQTAMRVLRKVANPGGFNLGMNQGVVGGAGIAGHLHQHIVPRWGGDGNFFPIIAQTKAITQTLDEVRQQVADAWPGETHAE, encoded by the coding sequence GTGCAGGAGAACACAGGGTCGGGCTATCCGGGCGACGCGGAGGTGACGGACGATTTTGGCCTTGCCGGCGTTCCGGATGCCTTCCAGCGGCTGTGGACTCCGCACCGCATGGCCTACATCAAGGGCGGGCAGCACCAGTTCAAGAACCAGGACGACTGCCCGTTCTGCATCGCGCCCGCGCGTACCGATGAGGAGTCGCTCATCGTGTACCGCGGCCGCACGAGCTACGTGGTGCTCAACCTGTTCCCGTACAACCCAGGCCACCTGCTGGTGTGCCCGTACCGCCATGTCCCCGACTACACGGACCTGACGGTGGAGGAAACCGCCGAATTCGCGGACCTGACGCAGACCGCGATGCGGGTGCTGCGGAAGGTGGCGAATCCCGGCGGCTTCAATCTCGGCATGAACCAGGGCGTCGTGGGCGGGGCCGGCATCGCGGGCCACCTGCACCAGCACATCGTTCCGCGCTGGGGCGGGGATGGAAACTTCTTCCCCATCATCGCGCAGACCAAGGCGATCACGCAGACGCTGGATGAAGTCCGCCAGCAGGTCGCCGACGCCTGGCCCGGGGAGACGCATGCTGAATAG
- the pgsA gene encoding phosphatidylinositol phosphate synthase → MLNRHARGFFTALFTPIARWLLKMGVSPDAITIVGTAGVVVGALVFYPLGQLFWGTVFITAFIFSDVLDGIMARMQNVGGRWGNFLDSTLDRLADGALFAGVAIWFFTGGADTAIAIAAVVCLVLGMVVSYVRAKAESLGFKANVGIAERAERLVSVLVVTGLTGIGLPPVVLLATLVLLAAASLITVIQRVLAVRVQSLEDSEQN, encoded by the coding sequence ATGCTGAATAGGCATGCGCGCGGGTTCTTCACCGCGCTGTTTACCCCGATTGCCCGCTGGCTGTTAAAAATGGGTGTCTCGCCGGACGCCATCACCATTGTCGGAACCGCCGGCGTGGTGGTGGGTGCCCTGGTCTTCTATCCGCTGGGACAGCTGTTCTGGGGAACCGTCTTCATTACGGCGTTCATTTTTTCCGACGTCCTTGACGGCATCATGGCGCGGATGCAGAACGTCGGCGGGCGCTGGGGCAACTTCCTGGACTCCACACTGGACCGGCTGGCGGACGGTGCCCTCTTTGCCGGCGTGGCCATCTGGTTTTTCACGGGCGGCGCGGACACCGCGATAGCCATTGCCGCCGTCGTCTGCCTAGTCCTGGGCATGGTGGTCTCCTACGTCCGGGCGAAAGCCGAATCGCTGGGATTCAAGGCGAACGTGGGCATTGCCGAACGTGCCGAACGGCTGGTCTCCGTCCTGGTGGTCACCGGCCTCACCGGGATCGGCCTGCCGCCTGTCGTGCTGCTGGCCACCCTGGTGCTGCTGGCGGCGGCGAGCCTGATTACGGTGATCCAGCGTGTCCTGGCGGTACGCGTCCAGTCGCTGGAAGACTCCGAACAAAACTGA
- a CDS encoding DNA polymerase III subunit alpha, translating to MSFTHLHVSTAFSAHYGVSWPEELAQAAAAQGATALGCTDRDGLYGTVKHLKACMAAGIDPVVGVDLSVFDDEADHEAGLPGQQTSGARSSKARFTAARVTGRVVVLAHGHNNGAGYKALCRLISDAHARTSGKAGGTVPVAVTRAELASRVLDPETLKPVLTVLLGPDSDVGLALGGRRYLRPRTLFKSWLDAMPAGSIAAEIVTHLSPPGEPLSTAHAVRMLKLAQEYRVPAVLTNAVRYCEEDGAATADVLDSARTLKSLPELSDAPLLQPNGQGWLKSPDQMVELGKEVIHAAGYGTADLHVLLAQTEALADRCRMDPVSDMGWKQPVVPEAAVIGIEGDPLAELTQRCEAGIARRFPGISGQAEADMRARLRHELKIIARLGFASYFLTVAEVSRMILDMGVRAAARGSGASSLVNYLIDISQVNPLQHDLIFERFLSGDRSTLPDIDIDVESAERHNVYRKIFDRFGAQRVTLMSMQNGYRARGAVRDAGLALGMDDGDVGEIAKQLWRFSARKFREALEEKPELREFAGRVEQRNFSENQQLDLLVDLTERLDRLPRHISMHPCGVILGDATLLDRTPVQPSGLGLPMSQFDKHDMDPMGMLKLDVLGVRMQSAMAFAVREIIRIHPSKAEVVAAGAHPVGPAGNGPDYIREDGLIDLNAVPLDDEPTYELIRSTHTLGCFQIESPGQRELVGKMAPREFNDLIIDISLFRPGPMKSDMVRPFLEHRHGFAPETYPHPDLKPVLQETHGVTVFHEQILRTFDVMTGCGLAKADEFRRALSNEVGEAQVEEFFRREAKAKGYRPDVVDKVWGTLKSFASFGFCKAHGAAFAVPTYQSAWLKAHHPEAFLAGLWEHDPGMYPKRLLVAEARRMGIPILPLDINRSGAEYRVERVAEGPDTGKLGIRLSLNGIFGLSGSELKRIVAGQPYDSLADLRDRSRLSKPSIKRLAQLGAFDSLHRESGGTANRADLVHHLQSLQGKPSKKGADVIDGQLALPLGDVELRNVKAGLPEPTMVENVRAELDLMAVDVSEHLMSSHRPLLDRLGVTTADKLLGLRNGTEVLVAGVRIATQTPPMRGGRRVVFISIDDGTGCVDSVFFHEAQEHAGPLLFGTRLLLIRGTTRRTGPRGISLSASMAWDLSQVDTLPFPEAGQTAVPEKVRQPGPLDGISRNLAITGLGS from the coding sequence ATGAGCTTTACTCACCTTCACGTTTCCACCGCCTTCAGCGCCCACTACGGTGTTTCCTGGCCCGAGGAACTCGCCCAGGCGGCAGCTGCCCAGGGAGCCACAGCCCTTGGCTGCACTGACAGGGACGGCCTGTACGGCACCGTCAAGCACCTCAAGGCGTGCATGGCCGCCGGGATTGACCCGGTGGTCGGCGTCGATCTGTCAGTGTTCGACGACGAGGCGGACCATGAGGCAGGGTTGCCCGGCCAGCAGACATCAGGAGCCCGGTCATCCAAAGCCCGGTTTACCGCAGCCCGGGTCACTGGGCGGGTTGTGGTCCTGGCCCACGGGCACAACAACGGTGCGGGATACAAAGCGCTCTGCCGGCTGATCTCCGACGCTCATGCCCGCACATCCGGCAAGGCCGGGGGAACAGTGCCCGTTGCCGTCACCAGAGCGGAACTCGCCTCGCGCGTCCTGGACCCGGAAACCCTGAAGCCGGTGCTCACCGTCCTGCTGGGGCCGGATTCCGACGTCGGCCTCGCGCTGGGCGGGCGCCGTTACCTTCGCCCCCGCACCCTTTTCAAGAGCTGGCTGGACGCCATGCCGGCCGGAAGCATCGCCGCTGAGATCGTCACGCACCTCAGCCCCCCGGGTGAGCCGTTGAGCACGGCCCATGCTGTCCGCATGCTCAAGCTGGCGCAGGAGTACCGCGTACCGGCCGTGCTCACCAATGCGGTCCGTTACTGCGAGGAGGACGGGGCGGCCACCGCCGACGTCCTGGATTCTGCCCGCACGCTCAAGTCGCTTCCCGAACTCTCCGATGCTCCGCTGCTCCAGCCCAACGGGCAGGGATGGCTGAAATCGCCGGACCAAATGGTGGAGCTGGGCAAGGAAGTCATCCACGCCGCCGGATACGGAACCGCGGATCTCCATGTTCTGCTTGCGCAGACTGAGGCGCTCGCGGACCGGTGCCGCATGGATCCCGTGTCTGACATGGGCTGGAAGCAGCCGGTGGTGCCCGAGGCGGCAGTCATCGGTATTGAGGGGGATCCGCTGGCGGAACTCACCCAGCGCTGCGAAGCCGGAATTGCGCGGCGGTTCCCCGGCATCTCCGGTCAGGCGGAAGCCGACATGCGCGCCCGGCTCCGGCATGAGCTGAAGATCATTGCCCGGCTCGGTTTTGCCTCCTACTTCCTCACCGTCGCCGAGGTTTCCCGCATGATCCTGGACATGGGAGTAAGGGCGGCAGCGCGGGGATCGGGGGCTTCCAGCCTGGTCAATTACCTGATTGACATCAGCCAGGTGAACCCGCTCCAGCATGACCTGATCTTCGAACGGTTCCTCTCCGGCGACCGGTCCACGTTGCCGGACATCGACATCGACGTCGAAAGCGCGGAACGGCACAACGTCTACCGGAAGATCTTTGACCGGTTCGGCGCCCAGCGCGTCACGCTGATGAGCATGCAGAACGGGTACCGCGCCCGCGGTGCGGTGCGGGACGCCGGCCTGGCCTTGGGCATGGACGACGGCGATGTCGGGGAGATCGCCAAGCAGCTGTGGCGCTTTTCCGCCCGGAAATTCCGGGAAGCGCTGGAGGAGAAACCTGAACTCCGAGAATTCGCCGGGAGGGTGGAGCAGCGGAACTTTTCCGAGAACCAGCAGCTTGACCTGCTGGTGGATCTCACCGAACGGCTGGACCGGCTTCCGCGCCACATCTCCATGCATCCCTGCGGTGTGATCCTCGGTGATGCCACCCTGCTGGACCGGACCCCCGTCCAGCCCAGCGGCCTTGGCCTGCCCATGAGCCAGTTCGACAAACATGACATGGACCCCATGGGCATGCTGAAGCTTGATGTCCTGGGGGTCCGGATGCAAAGCGCCATGGCCTTTGCCGTGCGGGAGATCATCCGCATCCATCCCTCGAAGGCTGAAGTGGTGGCTGCCGGTGCGCATCCGGTGGGCCCTGCCGGCAACGGGCCGGATTACATCAGGGAGGACGGCCTCATCGACCTCAATGCGGTGCCCCTGGATGACGAGCCGACGTATGAGCTGATCAGGAGCACCCACACGCTCGGGTGCTTCCAGATCGAATCACCGGGCCAGCGGGAGCTGGTGGGGAAGATGGCGCCGCGTGAGTTCAACGACCTCATCATCGACATCTCGCTGTTCCGTCCCGGGCCCATGAAATCGGACATGGTCCGGCCCTTCCTCGAACACCGGCACGGTTTCGCGCCGGAGACCTACCCGCACCCTGACTTGAAACCGGTGCTGCAGGAAACCCACGGCGTGACGGTCTTCCATGAGCAGATCCTGCGGACCTTTGACGTGATGACCGGCTGCGGGCTGGCCAAGGCGGACGAGTTCCGCAGGGCGCTCAGCAATGAGGTCGGGGAAGCCCAGGTTGAGGAGTTTTTCCGCCGCGAGGCCAAGGCCAAGGGGTACCGGCCGGACGTCGTGGACAAGGTCTGGGGAACCCTGAAATCGTTCGCGAGCTTCGGGTTCTGCAAAGCCCACGGCGCCGCCTTTGCCGTGCCCACCTACCAGTCGGCCTGGCTGAAGGCCCATCACCCGGAAGCTTTCCTCGCGGGCCTGTGGGAACACGATCCCGGGATGTACCCCAAGCGTCTTCTTGTTGCCGAGGCGCGGCGGATGGGCATCCCCATCCTGCCGCTGGACATCAACCGCAGCGGTGCGGAATACCGGGTGGAGCGTGTCGCGGAAGGACCGGACACGGGGAAGCTGGGCATCCGGTTGAGCCTCAACGGCATCTTCGGGCTTTCCGGTTCCGAGCTGAAGCGGATCGTCGCCGGACAGCCCTATGATTCCCTGGCTGATCTGCGGGACCGCTCCAGGCTGAGTAAGCCCAGCATCAAACGGCTCGCCCAGCTGGGCGCCTTCGATTCCCTGCACCGGGAATCCGGCGGGACAGCCAACCGGGCAGACCTCGTCCACCACCTGCAAAGCCTGCAGGGCAAGCCATCGAAGAAAGGCGCGGACGTCATTGACGGGCAGCTCGCGCTGCCCCTCGGCGATGTCGAGCTGCGGAACGTCAAGGCAGGGCTGCCGGAGCCCACCATGGTGGAGAATGTCCGGGCAGAACTTGACCTGATGGCTGTTGATGTCAGCGAACACCTGATGTCCAGCCACCGGCCGCTCCTGGACCGGCTTGGGGTCACCACCGCGGACAAGCTCCTGGGGCTGCGCAACGGCACAGAGGTCCTGGTGGCCGGCGTCAGGATCGCCACCCAGACCCCGCCCATGCGCGGGGGAAGGAGGGTGGTCTTCATCAGCATCGACGACGGCACCGGGTGCGTTGACTCGGTGTTCTTCCATGAGGCCCAGGAGCACGCCGGCCCGCTGCTGTTCGGCACCAGGCTGCTGCTGATCCGGGGCACCACCCGGCGGACCGGCCCGCGCGGCATCAGCCTCAGCGCCAGCATGGCCTGGGACCTCAGCCAGGTGGACACCCTGCCGTTCCCTGAAGCCGGACAGACCGCCGTTCCTGAGAAAGTCAGGCAGCCGGGACCGCTGGACGGCATCAGCAGAAACCTGGCCATCACCGGGCTGGGAAGCTGA
- the thrS gene encoding threonine--tRNA ligase: MKVTTGTTGAELFFERRDVVVARVDGELKDLDQPLPEGAEVEGVTIDSPDGLNVLRHSTAHVMAQAVQQLRPDAKLGIGPYITDGFYFDFDVAEPFTPEDLRQLEKMMLKIVNQNQKFVRRVVSEDEAREAMKDEPYKLELLGKKNDAADAGEGVNVEVGAGDITIYDNVDRKSGDSVWCDLCRGPHLPNTKLISNAFALTRSSAAYWLGNQNNQQLQRIYGTAWPTKDALKAYQERIAEAERRDHRKLGAELDLFSFPDELGSGLPVFHPKGGIIRKAMEDYSRQRHVDAGYEFVYTPHITKGHLYEVSGHLDWYRDGMFPAMHIDAEHNEDGTVRKPGQDYYLKPMNCPMHNLIFRSRGRSYRELPLRLFEFGSVYRYEKSGVVHGLTRVRGMTQDDAHIYCTREQMKDELTTTLNFVLGLLKDYGLDDFYLELSTKNEDKFVGDDATWEEATRTLAEVAEASGLELIPDPGGAAFYGPKISVQAKDALGRTWQMSTIQLDFNLPERFELEFQAADGTRQRPVMIHRALFGSVERFMGVLTEHYAGAFPAWLAPVQVVGIPVAEAFNDYMFDVVDKLKAAGIRAEVDISSDRFPKKIRTASKDKIPFVLIAGGEDAEAGAVSFRFRDGSQDNGVPVAEAVQRIVDAVRNRTS, from the coding sequence ATGAAGGTGACTACCGGGACCACCGGCGCGGAACTCTTCTTTGAGCGCCGCGATGTCGTCGTGGCCCGGGTCGACGGCGAACTCAAGGACCTGGACCAGCCCCTTCCCGAGGGCGCAGAGGTTGAAGGCGTCACCATCGATTCCCCCGACGGCCTCAACGTCCTGCGCCACTCCACCGCCCACGTCATGGCCCAAGCCGTGCAGCAGCTGCGTCCGGACGCCAAACTGGGCATCGGTCCCTACATCACCGACGGGTTCTACTTCGACTTTGACGTCGCCGAGCCCTTCACCCCCGAAGACCTGCGCCAGCTGGAAAAGATGATGCTCAAGATCGTCAACCAGAACCAGAAGTTCGTCCGCCGCGTCGTCTCCGAGGACGAGGCCCGCGAGGCGATGAAGGATGAGCCCTACAAGCTCGAACTGCTGGGCAAGAAGAACGACGCCGCCGACGCCGGGGAAGGCGTGAACGTCGAGGTGGGCGCCGGCGACATCACCATCTATGACAACGTGGACCGCAAGAGCGGGGACAGCGTCTGGTGCGACCTCTGCCGCGGCCCCCACCTGCCCAACACCAAGCTCATCTCCAACGCCTTCGCGCTGACCCGGTCCTCGGCCGCGTACTGGCTGGGAAACCAGAACAACCAGCAGCTGCAGCGCATCTACGGCACCGCGTGGCCCACCAAGGACGCCCTGAAGGCCTACCAGGAACGCATCGCCGAGGCCGAGCGCCGCGACCACCGGAAGCTTGGCGCCGAGCTGGACCTGTTCTCCTTCCCCGACGAGCTGGGGTCCGGGCTGCCGGTCTTCCACCCCAAGGGCGGCATCATCCGCAAGGCCATGGAGGACTACTCCCGGCAGCGCCACGTGGACGCCGGCTACGAGTTCGTCTACACCCCGCACATCACCAAGGGGCACCTCTACGAGGTATCCGGCCACCTGGACTGGTACCGGGACGGCATGTTCCCGGCGATGCACATCGACGCGGAGCACAACGAGGACGGCACGGTCCGCAAACCCGGCCAGGACTACTACCTGAAGCCGATGAACTGCCCCATGCACAACCTCATCTTCCGTTCGCGCGGCCGGTCCTACCGCGAACTGCCGCTGCGGCTGTTCGAATTCGGCTCGGTCTACCGCTACGAGAAATCCGGCGTGGTCCACGGCCTGACCCGTGTGCGTGGCATGACACAGGACGACGCCCACATCTACTGCACCCGCGAGCAGATGAAGGACGAGCTCACCACCACGCTGAACTTCGTCCTCGGCCTGCTCAAGGACTACGGCCTGGACGACTTCTACCTCGAACTGTCCACCAAGAACGAGGACAAGTTCGTCGGCGACGACGCAACCTGGGAGGAAGCCACCCGCACTCTCGCCGAAGTGGCCGAGGCGTCCGGGCTGGAACTGATCCCGGACCCGGGCGGAGCGGCGTTCTACGGACCGAAGATCTCCGTCCAGGCCAAGGACGCCCTGGGCCGCACCTGGCAGATGTCCACGATCCAGCTCGACTTCAACCTCCCTGAGCGCTTTGAACTCGAGTTCCAGGCCGCTGACGGCACCCGCCAGCGTCCCGTCATGATCCACCGGGCCCTGTTCGGATCGGTGGAACGGTTCATGGGTGTGCTCACCGAGCACTATGCAGGCGCGTTCCCGGCCTGGCTTGCCCCCGTGCAGGTGGTGGGCATCCCGGTGGCGGAGGCCTTCAACGATTACATGTTCGACGTCGTCGACAAGCTCAAGGCTGCCGGCATCCGCGCCGAGGTGGACATCTCCTCGGACCGCTTCCCGAAGAAGATCCGCACCGCGAGCAAGGACAAGATCCCGTTCGTGCTGATCGCCGGCGGTGAGGACGCCGAGGCGGGCGCTGTCTCGTTCCGTTTCCGCGACGGCAGCCAGGACAACGGCGTGCCCGTGGCCGAGGCCGTCCAGCGGATCGTGGACGCCGTCCGCAACCGGACCAGCTAG
- a CDS encoding DUF6504 family protein: MGMFSESVDVVCAPTGEPAELRWGGRDYRVCAEPVRWYERRQWWAEERRAPLGSGPGLVDHEIWRVQVLPGGKNHQPETPAAEPQEPLTLDLVRHAGSGRWRLLRIHDALRPKDALRPKSA; the protein is encoded by the coding sequence ATGGGCATGTTCAGCGAGTCTGTCGACGTCGTCTGCGCACCTACCGGGGAGCCTGCGGAGCTGCGGTGGGGCGGCAGGGATTACCGGGTCTGTGCTGAGCCGGTGCGCTGGTACGAACGCCGCCAGTGGTGGGCAGAAGAACGCCGTGCCCCGCTGGGAAGCGGCCCCGGCCTTGTGGACCATGAGATCTGGCGGGTGCAGGTTCTGCCCGGCGGCAAAAACCACCAGCCGGAAACCCCGGCAGCAGAACCACAGGAACCCCTGACCCTCGACCTGGTCCGGCATGCCGGCAGCGGACGCTGGCGGCTGCTCCGGATCCACGATGCCCTCCGGCCCAAAGACGCACTCCGACCCAAATCAGCATGA
- the pdxS gene encoding pyridoxal 5'-phosphate synthase lyase subunit PdxS, which produces MSTPDVSNEAGSSANSVTGSSRVKRGMAEMLKGGVIMDVVNVEQARIAEDAGAVAVMALERVPADIRAQGGVSRMSDPDMIDQIIDAVSIPVMAKARIGHFVEAQVLQSLGVDYIDESEVLTPADYTNHIDKWNFTVPFVCGATNLGEALRRINEGAAMIRSKGEAGTGDVSNATTHMRQIRAEIKKLAALPEDELYVAAKELQAPYELVKEVAATGKLPVVLFTAGGIATPADAAMMMQLGADGVFVGSGIFKSGNPAQRAAAVVKATTFFDDPDVIAKASRGLGEAMVGINVDEIPQPHRLAERGW; this is translated from the coding sequence GTGTCTACACCTGATGTAAGCAACGAAGCCGGCTCGTCCGCCAACAGCGTGACGGGCAGCAGCCGTGTGAAGCGCGGCATGGCCGAGATGCTCAAGGGCGGCGTCATCATGGACGTCGTCAACGTCGAGCAGGCCCGCATCGCCGAAGACGCCGGTGCCGTTGCCGTTATGGCTCTCGAGCGCGTCCCGGCCGACATCCGCGCCCAGGGCGGCGTGTCCCGCATGTCCGATCCGGACATGATCGACCAGATCATCGACGCCGTGTCCATCCCGGTCATGGCCAAGGCCCGGATCGGCCACTTCGTCGAAGCCCAGGTCCTGCAGTCCCTCGGCGTCGACTACATCGACGAGTCCGAGGTCCTGACCCCGGCCGACTACACCAACCACATCGACAAGTGGAACTTCACCGTTCCCTTCGTCTGCGGTGCCACCAACCTCGGTGAGGCGCTGCGCCGCATCAACGAGGGCGCGGCCATGATCCGCTCCAAGGGCGAGGCCGGCACCGGCGACGTCTCCAACGCCACCACGCACATGCGCCAGATCCGCGCCGAGATCAAGAAGCTCGCTGCCCTTCCCGAGGATGAGCTGTACGTCGCGGCCAAGGAACTGCAGGCCCCGTACGAACTGGTCAAGGAAGTTGCCGCCACCGGCAAGCTCCCCGTGGTGCTGTTCACCGCCGGCGGCATCGCCACCCCGGCCGACGCCGCGATGATGATGCAGCTCGGCGCCGACGGCGTGTTCGTCGGTTCCGGCATCTTCAAGTCCGGCAACCCGGCCCAGCGTGCCGCCGCCGTCGTGAAGGCCACCACCTTCTTCGACGACCCGGACGTCATCGCCAAGGCCTCCCGCGGCCTGGGCGAGGCCATGGTCGGCATCAACGTCGACGAGATCCCGCAGCCGCACCGCCTCGCCGAGCGCGGCTGGTAA